In one Buchnera aphidicola (Pemphigus immunis) genomic region, the following are encoded:
- a CDS encoding TerC family protein, whose product MEFLLDPATWVGLFTLIVLEVVLGIDNLIFIAILVEKLPVYQRDKARLLGISFTLFIRLILLSLISWMVSLRSILISNQYLILSGRDLILLFGGFFLLFKATIELHERLENHPEENIHNKNCANFWIVVIQIVLLDAIFSLDAVITAVGMVNNLIIMMTAVMIATGLMLLMSKSLTRFVNLHQTVVVLCLSFLLMIGLSLVSEALGFKIPKGYLYAAIGFSILIELFNQIARRNFLRHQSCRPMRQRAAEAIFRLIVREQKNNAIKILNKQKDKKISYKSISETESFKDEERYMINGVLTLAARSIRSIMTPRREISWVNVDQDMNNIRLQLLDTPHSLFPVCKNELDEIIGIVRAKELLVAIDREIDVTTFASKTPPIIIPETLDPINLLGVLRRAKGSLVIVTNEFGVIQGLITPVDMLEAIAGEFPDEDETPEVIVEENSWLVKGSTDLHSLQQLLNTEKLIQNKNSYASLAGLLIAQKGQLPLTGETIYIAPLHFYIVEASQYRINLVRVTKDKEINECN is encoded by the coding sequence ATGGAATTTCTTTTAGATCCAGCTACCTGGGTTGGATTATTTACACTTATTGTATTAGAAGTAGTACTGGGCATTGATAATTTGATATTTATAGCTATTTTAGTAGAAAAATTACCCGTATATCAACGAGATAAAGCGCGTTTATTAGGAATCAGTTTTACTTTATTTATACGTTTGATATTGTTATCACTAATATCTTGGATGGTATCATTAAGATCTATATTAATTTCTAATCAATACTTAATACTTTCAGGACGAGATCTAATTTTATTATTTGGAGGTTTTTTTTTACTGTTTAAAGCAACTATAGAATTACATGAAAGATTAGAAAATCATCCCGAAGAAAATATACATAATAAAAATTGTGCTAATTTTTGGATTGTAGTTATTCAAATAGTATTATTAGATGCTATTTTTTCATTAGACGCTGTAATAACTGCGGTTGGTATGGTTAATAACTTGATAATTATGATGACAGCAGTAATGATAGCTACAGGTTTAATGTTGCTAATGTCAAAATCTCTCACCAGATTCGTTAATCTACACCAAACTGTTGTGGTATTATGTTTGAGTTTCCTTCTCATGATAGGATTAAGTTTAGTTTCAGAAGCATTAGGATTTAAAATACCTAAAGGATATTTATACGCAGCAATAGGATTTTCAATTTTAATTGAATTATTTAATCAAATTGCACGTCGTAATTTTTTACGTCATCAATCTTGTCGTCCCATGAGACAAAGAGCAGCTGAAGCTATTTTTCGTTTAATTGTTAGAGAACAAAAAAATAATGCAATTAAAATATTAAATAAACAAAAAGATAAAAAAATATCTTATAAATCAATATCTGAAACAGAATCTTTTAAAGACGAAGAAAGATACATGATAAACGGTGTACTAACACTTGCTGCACGTTCTATTAGAAGTATTATGACTCCAAGAAGAGAAATATCATGGGTTAATGTAGATCAAGATATGAATAATATTAGATTACAATTACTCGATACTCCTCATAGTTTATTCCCAGTATGTAAAAACGAATTAGATGAAATTATTGGTATAGTAAGAGCAAAAGAATTATTAGTAGCTATAGACCGAGAAATAGACGTAACTACATTTGCATCTAAAACACCTCCTATCATTATTCCCGAAACTTTAGATCCTATTAATTTGTTGGGAGTTTTAAGACGAGCTAAAGGTAGTTTAGTAATAGTTACCAATGAATTTGGAGTTATTCAAGGATTAATTACTCCAGTAGACATGTTAGAAGCCATTGCTGGAGAATTTCCAGACGAAGATGAAACACCAGAAGTAATAGTAGAAGAAAATAGTTGGTTAGTCAAAGGAAGCACTGATTTACATTCTTTACAACAATTGTTAAATACCGAAAAATTAATACAAAATAAAAATTCTTATGCATCTTTAGCTGGTTTGTTAATTGCACAAAAAGGTCAATTACCCTTGACAGGAGAAACTATTTACATTGCTCCTTTACATTTTTATATCGTAGAAGCCTCACAATATCGTATTAACCTCGTTCGTGTAACAAAAGATAAAGAAATCAATGAATGTAATTAA
- the tsaB gene encoding tRNA (adenosine(37)-N6)-threonylcarbamoyltransferase complex dimerization subunit type 1 TsaB, protein MFKKILAIDTSMDGCSVSLLKNNFITNKFKLCKKKHTEIILPMIEKILNTCCIKINELNAIACSKGPGNFTGIRLAICIAQAMALQKKIPLIGVSTFASMAEQAWRKYATKKVLIAFDAKKKGIYWAEYVRNNNGIWEGENTEICLKTEHVNTKINKLSGSWTTVGNGWKKINFKNTKKINLISTEIVLPHAKDIITFTNLLLKKNNSLIFENIVPIY, encoded by the coding sequence ATGTTTAAAAAAATATTAGCAATTGATACGTCCATGGACGGATGTTCCGTATCCTTATTGAAAAATAACTTTATCACAAATAAATTTAAATTATGTAAAAAAAAACATACAGAAATAATTTTACCTATGATTGAAAAAATTTTAAATACTTGTTGCATAAAAATTAATGAACTTAATGCGATAGCTTGTTCTAAAGGACCTGGTAACTTCACAGGAATTCGGCTTGCTATTTGTATTGCACAAGCAATGGCTTTGCAAAAAAAAATACCTTTGATAGGTGTGTCGACTTTTGCTAGTATGGCAGAACAAGCTTGGAGAAAATACGCTACAAAAAAAGTGCTTATTGCTTTCGATGCAAAAAAAAAGGGGATTTATTGGGCTGAATATGTTAGAAACAATAATGGAATATGGGAAGGAGAAAATACAGAAATATGTTTAAAAACGGAACATGTAAATACTAAAATTAATAAATTATCTGGATCATGGACAACTGTCGGTAACGGATGGAAAAAAATTAATTTTAAAAATACAAAAAAAATAAATTTAATTTCTACAGAGATTGTTTTACCTCATGCTAAAGATATTATCACTTTTACCAATTTGTTATTAAAAAAGAATAATAGTTTAATATTCGAAAACATAGTACCCATATATTAA
- a CDS encoding methyltransferase produces MKTLPSVFGHKKIDAGSKLLISTFTDKMRGNILDLGTGSGILSILLDNISKKIHLTLTDINLIALLSCKINLYHHNINGNILSSNLYNDINKRFDIIISNPPIHRDLKISFKTIINMIKNSVNYLTKKGELRFVTNTFLSFDRILNDTFNEYTILKKNKYFKVYQAIV; encoded by the coding sequence ATAAAAACTTTACCAAGTGTATTTGGACATAAAAAAATAGATGCAGGTAGTAAATTACTTATTTCTACTTTTACTGATAAGATGAGAGGAAATATATTAGATTTAGGAACAGGTTCAGGAATTCTATCTATATTATTAGACAATATATCAAAAAAAATTCATTTGACTTTAACAGATATTAATCTTATTGCTTTATTATCATGTAAAATAAACTTATACCATCATAACATTAACGGTAATATATTATCCAGTAATTTATACAATGATATAAACAAGAGATTTGATATAATAATTAGTAATCCTCCAATACACAGAGATTTAAAAATATCTTTTAAGACAATAATAAATATGATTAAAAATTCCGTAAATTATTTAACAAAAAAAGGAGAATTAAGATTTGTTACAAATACATTTTTATCATTTGATAGGATATTAAATGATACCTTTAATGAATATACTATATTAAAAAAAAATAAATATTTTAAAGTTTACCAAGCTATTGTTTAA
- the flgB gene encoding flagellar basal body rod protein FlgB → MFDKINNLFENSKNFLNLAAYQQKIISSNIANSDTPNYHPLNIDLKKEINTILDNKIRKQQQISLLKTSTKHFSSNRKNKVAFNIFSKHYEKLNFKKNNLDINQERIKFIKNALQYQSQINFLTFEIKNITNTILGQ, encoded by the coding sequence ATGTTTGATAAAATCAATAATTTATTTGAAAACAGTAAAAATTTTTTAAATTTAGCAGCTTATCAACAAAAAATAATATCGTCTAATATAGCAAATTCTGATACTCCTAATTATCATCCTTTAAATATAGATTTAAAAAAAGAAATTAATACTATTCTAGATAATAAAATAAGAAAACAACAACAAATATCTTTGTTAAAAACATCTACAAAACATTTTTCTTCAAACAGAAAAAATAAAGTTGCATTTAATATCTTCTCTAAACATTATGAAAAATTAAACTTTAAAAAAAATAATTTAGATATTAATCAAGAACGTATAAAATTTATAAAAAATGCTTTACAGTATCAATCTCAAATAAATTTTTTAACGTTTGAAATAAAAAATATTACCAATACCATACTCGGACAATGA
- the flgC gene encoding flagellar basal body rod protein FlgC, giving the protein MSLLNIFNIAGSAMTAQAIKMNVHANNLANIDSIINKNGKFYPYIAKQVILKQKNNFEDNIGEIEIDKIIEDPSPCKLIYSPNNPMADEKGYIRTSNVNVITEMVNSISTARSYQANVEIVNTVKFMIMKTLNIGQ; this is encoded by the coding sequence ATGTCATTATTAAATATCTTTAATATTGCAGGTTCTGCAATGACTGCACAAGCAATAAAAATGAATGTTCATGCTAACAATCTAGCTAACATAGATAGTATTATTAATAAAAACGGTAAATTTTATCCATATATTGCGAAACAAGTAATTCTAAAACAAAAAAATAATTTTGAAGACAATATAGGAGAAATTGAAATCGATAAAATTATAGAAGATCCTAGTCCTTGTAAATTAATATACAGTCCTAATAATCCTATGGCTGACGAAAAAGGCTATATACGTACATCTAATGTAAATGTTATTACAGAAATGGTAAATAGTATATCTACTGCACGTAGTTATCAAGCTAATGTAGAAATTGTAAATACAGTAAAATTTATGATTATGAAAACACTTAATATTGGTCAATAA
- a CDS encoding flagellar hook assembly protein FlgD, which yields MNSSIKFYTKPQIPTVNIDTDKNLSRKNNRINLKNDFLNIFLAQIKNQDPTNPLKNNDLTSQLAQININNGIEKINYKLSSITKDINNQISFKASKLIGHGILFPNSTIKYSNKQDTIFGVYLPKDISSAEIVISDRDGRMLFFKNLRNLKSGVYDFTWNDISNNSKKINNETYHLAIYARNKNENISCEPLGYGVVHGIINLKNKKQMIDLGESGIIELENIRKIF from the coding sequence ATGAACTCTTCAATAAAATTTTACACAAAACCTCAAATACCTACTGTTAATATAGATACCGATAAAAATTTATCAAGAAAAAACAATCGTATTAACTTAAAAAATGATTTTTTAAATATATTCTTAGCACAAATAAAAAATCAAGATCCAACTAATCCTTTAAAAAATAATGATTTAACATCTCAATTAGCACAAATAAACATAAATAACGGTATTGAAAAAATTAATTATAAACTATCTAGTATTACTAAAGATATTAATAATCAAATATCATTTAAAGCTTCTAAATTAATCGGACATGGTATTTTATTCCCTAATTCTACAATTAAATATAGCAATAAACAAGATACCATTTTTGGTGTATATTTACCTAAAGATATCTCATCTGCTGAAATAGTAATCAGTGACAGAGACGGAAGAATGTTATTCTTTAAAAATTTAAGAAATTTAAAATCTGGTGTATATGATTTTACTTGGAATGACATTAGCAATAATAGCAAAAAAATAAATAACGAAACATATCATCTTGCTATATATGCTAGAAATAAAAATGAAAATATATCCTGCGAACCATTGGGATACGGAGTAGTACACGGTATCATTAATCTTAAAAATAAAAAACAAATGATTGATTTAGGAGAATCAGGAATAATAGAATTAGAAAACATTCGTAAAATTTTTTAA
- a CDS encoding flagellar hook protein FlgE — MGLLQAISGLNAANTAMDIISDNISNASTIGFKSKSIVFADLTSRRNQTNKTEGMGVDILKKKSNVDTGEIFFTNRNLDLNINKNGFFRLLAENGSVYYTRNGHFYIDKKHHIVNSAGMSLTGYSIDNYYLKFGNNYSNLRPIDLSNHTKITGQPTTILKLFVTLNPHDKIKIKKEFNTQISTTYNHKLKTRIIDSFGKKRFINFYFVKTANKIWDIYPLEQNKNKKITPFKIEFDNNGNIISDKILKMDIKLNNNGKEEKILLNLETTLQKKVTDKKNYFSHNGYTKGIIQNYKIENNGMIYGIYSNQKKIPLSNIVLSNFTNAENLKSEGNGIFSKNEMSGIETTGTPSSLGFGQITCGGLEKSNVDLNKEFINMIIAQRNYQSNVQVIKVEEKMFNILMNLL; from the coding sequence ATGGGACTATTACAAGCTATTAGCGGATTAAATGCTGCTAATACTGCAATGGATATCATCAGTGACAATATTTCTAATGCTTCTACTATTGGATTTAAATCTAAAAGTATTGTGTTTGCTGATTTAACTAGTAGAAGAAATCAAACAAACAAAACAGAAGGCATGGGTGTTGATATTTTAAAAAAAAAATCTAATGTCGACACTGGAGAAATTTTTTTTACTAACAGAAATTTAGATTTAAATATAAACAAAAATGGTTTTTTTCGTTTATTAGCAGAAAACGGTTCTGTTTATTATACTAGGAATGGTCATTTTTATATAGATAAAAAACACCATATTGTTAATTCAGCTGGTATGAGTCTTACAGGATATTCTATAGATAATTATTACCTAAAATTTGGTAATAATTATTCTAATTTACGTCCTATTGATTTATCTAATCATACTAAAATAACTGGTCAACCCACTACTATCTTAAAACTTTTTGTTACGTTAAATCCTCATGATAAAATAAAGATAAAAAAAGAATTCAATACACAAATATCCACTACCTATAACCATAAATTAAAAACAAGAATTATAGATTCTTTCGGAAAAAAAAGATTTATAAACTTTTATTTTGTAAAAACTGCGAATAAAATATGGGATATTTATCCATTAGAACAAAATAAAAATAAAAAAATAACACCATTTAAGATAGAATTTGATAACAATGGAAATATTATTTCCGATAAAATACTAAAAATGGACATAAAACTAAATAACAATGGAAAAGAAGAAAAAATTTTACTAAATTTAGAAACAACATTACAAAAAAAAGTAACAGACAAAAAAAATTACTTTTCTCATAATGGATATACAAAAGGAATTATTCAAAATTATAAAATCGAAAATAACGGAATGATTTACGGTATTTACTCTAATCAAAAAAAAATTCCATTAAGTAACATTGTATTATCTAATTTTACTAATGCTGAAAATTTAAAATCGGAAGGTAACGGAATTTTTTCTAAAAATGAAATGTCTGGTATAGAAACAACAGGTACACCCAGTAGTCTTGGATTTGGACAAATAACATGCGGTGGATTAGAAAAATCTAATGTAGATTTAAATAAAGAATTTATAAATATGATTATAGCTCAAAGAAATTATCAATCAAACGTTCAAGTAATTAAAGTAGAAGAGAAAATGTTTAATATCTTAATGAATTTATTATAA
- a CDS encoding flagellar basal body rod protein FlgF, translating into MDKTIYTSMLTANKILDKQAIIANNLANASTLGFKEQLIFQTSSLVNNSQSLINKQILSENNYPYSNFSSGPINYTKRDLDLCIKGNGWFVIQDHNAKNKEGYTRNGHFKINTDGQLMINNHLVVGKLGIISLKKNKKVSISSSGIINYIDFEKEKMKQNIIGKLKLVNPNPKYLERGNGGIFYLNKKGLKKWENHIPDDKNIKLNKGMLEDSNVNLNENLINMISNERHFSIEMKIISTSDENIQRANQLLNINN; encoded by the coding sequence ATGGATAAAACAATATATACCAGTATGTTAACTGCTAATAAAATTTTAGATAAACAAGCAATAATAGCTAACAATTTAGCTAATGCATCTACTCTTGGTTTCAAAGAACAATTAATTTTCCAAACGTCATCATTAGTAAACAATTCACAATCATTGATTAATAAACAAATTTTATCAGAAAATAATTATCCTTATTCTAATTTTTCTTCAGGACCTATAAATTATACAAAAAGAGATTTAGATTTATGCATTAAAGGAAACGGATGGTTTGTAATACAAGATCACAATGCTAAAAATAAAGAAGGATATACTAGAAACGGACATTTTAAAATTAATACCGATGGACAATTAATGATTAATAATCATCTAGTTGTAGGTAAATTAGGAATTATTTCATTAAAAAAAAATAAAAAAGTTTCCATATCCTCATCGGGTATAATTAATTATATCGATTTTGAAAAAGAAAAAATGAAACAAAATATTATTGGAAAATTAAAATTAGTCAATCCTAATCCTAAATATTTAGAAAGAGGGAATGGTGGTATATTTTATCTAAATAAAAAAGGATTAAAAAAATGGGAAAATCACATACCTGACGATAAAAATATCAAATTAAATAAAGGAATGTTAGAAGATAGCAATGTTAATCTAAATGAAAATTTAATTAATATGATTTCAAATGAAAGACATTTTTCTATAGAAATGAAAATAATCTCCACTTCTGATGAAAATATACAACGTGCAAATCAATTACTAAATATTAATAATTAA
- the flgG gene encoding flagellar basal-body rod protein FlgG, translating to MIPSLWIAKTGLDSQQTNMNVISNNLANVSTNGFKKSRAIFEDLIYQNLRQPGSDSSGDTILPSGLQLGTGVRPVSTERIHSQGNLSKTDSSKDIAINGQGFFQVQLPDGNLAYTRDGSFQINQSGQLVTNSGFPILPSINLPTNTIDLTVSRDGIVAAKVQNQAQPAQIGQLNLVNFINSSGLESIGENLYQETPSSGAPIDTVPGFNGTGLLYQGYVETSNVNVAEELVNMIQTQRAYEINSKAINASDQMLQKLSQL from the coding sequence ATGATTCCTTCTTTATGGATAGCAAAAACTGGATTAGATTCTCAACAAACTAACATGAACGTTATTTCTAATAATTTAGCTAATGTTAGCACTAACGGATTTAAAAAATCAAGAGCTATATTTGAAGATCTGATTTATCAAAACTTACGACAACCTGGTTCTGATTCATCAGGAGATACAATTTTACCTTCAGGTTTACAATTAGGAACAGGAGTAAGACCGGTATCTACAGAACGTATTCATAGTCAAGGTAACCTTTCTAAAACTGATTCATCAAAAGATATTGCAATTAATGGTCAAGGTTTTTTTCAAGTTCAACTACCAGATGGTAATTTAGCTTATACCAGAGATGGTTCCTTTCAAATTAATCAAAGTGGTCAATTAGTAACTAATAGTGGATTTCCTATCTTACCTAGTATAAATTTACCGACAAATACTATTGATTTAACTGTTAGTCGAGATGGTATTGTGGCTGCTAAAGTACAAAATCAAGCTCAACCTGCACAAATAGGACAATTAAATCTAGTTAATTTTATAAATAGTTCTGGACTAGAAAGTATTGGAGAAAATTTATATCAAGAAACTCCGTCTTCAGGTGCTCCTATTGATACTGTGCCAGGTTTTAATGGTACGGGGTTATTATATCAAGGTTATGTAGAAACATCTAATGTTAACGTAGCAGAAGAACTAGTAAACATGATTCAAACACAAAGAGCTTATGAAATTAACAGTAAAGCAATCAATGCTTCTGATCAAATGTTGCAGAAATTATCTCAACTATAA
- a CDS encoding flagellar basal body L-ring protein FlgH, producing MLNLLLKFKFFLVILLLLTLNGCSSSYFANKEEKNMKNDQLSSQKSITENNSLLKEIAPTNNTYHPLFEDYKPRNIGDTITVILQENLITSNKMSSNISRNGSSSIAIGIPSLADSFTSNRGNKSGLDTLAKNNFSGKGSSSAQNSFLGIITVTINEILPNGNFNIFGEKKISINQGKECIRFSGIVNPRIISKNNTIVSAQVANAHIEYFSNNYSGTSNKIGWLQRFLFKISPM from the coding sequence GTGTTAAATTTATTATTAAAATTTAAATTTTTTCTAGTAATTTTATTATTATTAACATTAAATGGTTGTAGTTCATCATATTTTGCTAATAAAGAAGAAAAGAATATGAAGAATGATCAATTATCTAGTCAAAAATCAATTACAGAAAACAATTCATTACTGAAAGAAATTGCACCTACAAATAATACTTATCATCCTTTATTTGAAGATTATAAACCTAGAAATATAGGAGATACAATTACTGTTATATTACAGGAAAACTTAATTACCAGTAATAAAATGTCTTCTAACATCAGTCGCAACGGAAGCAGTAGTATTGCCATAGGTATACCAAGTCTTGCAGATAGTTTTACGTCTAATCGTGGCAATAAATCAGGATTAGATACATTAGCAAAAAATAATTTTTCTGGAAAAGGAAGTTCATCTGCTCAAAATTCTTTTTTAGGAATTATTACAGTCACTATTAATGAAATACTACCTAACGGTAACTTTAATATTTTTGGAGAAAAGAAAATATCAATTAATCAAGGGAAAGAATGTATTCGTTTTTCTGGAATTGTCAATCCTCGTATAATTTCAAAAAATAACACAATTGTATCTGCTCAAGTTGCTAATGCACATATAGAATATTTTAGTAATAATTATTCAGGAACATCAAATAAAATAGGTTGGTTACAACGTTTTTTATTTAAAATTTCACCAATGTAA
- a CDS encoding flagellar basal body P-ring protein FlgI gives MLYSLLLRFILLLFLGISSTIYADRIRDLTSIQGTHENLLIGYGLVVGLDGTGDQIIHVPLTLQTLNNMLSQFGIDIQSNTRVQIKNIAAVVVTAELPNFSHQGQKIDVVVSSIGDAKSLKGGTLLMTPLKGIDNKIYAIAQGNILIGSHTKQDFIYHRQNYINQLNGGRISNGAIIEKEIKTQFGQNKKFNLQLNQEDFTTAQYISDAINIHYPNSSIVLDARTIQLNTSDDNSMKIRMISDIQNINIDLPEQDAKVIFNARTGSIIMNKEVKLDICAIANGNVSVIINKKNKKNKSHIFVLNTQIRSTSKKNNKIKSITTNIKSDINSVNLHNIVHALNLLGTTPVELMSILQAMKNAGCLHAKLEII, from the coding sequence ATGTTATATTCACTACTTTTAAGATTTATTCTTTTACTTTTTTTAGGAATAAGCTCCACAATATATGCCGATAGAATTAGAGATCTTACAAGTATTCAAGGAACACACGAAAACCTATTAATTGGTTATGGTTTAGTAGTAGGATTAGATGGAACAGGAGATCAAATTATACATGTCCCTTTAACACTACAAACTTTAAATAACATGTTATCTCAATTTGGAATTGACATTCAATCAAACACACGGGTCCAAATTAAAAATATAGCAGCAGTAGTAGTTACAGCAGAGTTACCTAATTTTAGCCATCAAGGACAAAAAATAGATGTTGTCGTGTCGTCTATAGGTGATGCCAAAAGTTTAAAAGGCGGTACATTATTGATGACTCCATTAAAAGGAATAGATAATAAAATTTATGCTATTGCCCAAGGAAATATTTTAATAGGTAGTCATACTAAACAAGATTTTATATATCATCGTCAAAATTACATTAATCAATTAAATGGTGGAAGAATTAGCAATGGGGCAATTATTGAAAAAGAAATAAAAACACAATTTGGTCAAAATAAAAAATTTAATTTACAATTAAATCAGGAAGATTTTACTACCGCTCAATATATCAGCGATGCAATTAATATACACTATCCGAATTCATCTATAGTATTAGACGCTAGAACTATACAACTTAATACATCAGATGATAATAGTATGAAAATACGTATGATCTCCGATATTCAAAATATCAATATTGACCTACCAGAACAAGATGCAAAAGTAATTTTCAATGCTCGTACCGGATCTATTATTATGAACAAAGAAGTAAAATTAGATATATGTGCTATAGCTAATGGAAATGTATCGGTAATTATTAATAAAAAAAATAAAAAAAATAAATCTCATATATTTGTCTTAAACACACAAATAAGATCTACATCCAAAAAAAACAACAAAATAAAATCTATTACTACCAATATAAAATCTGATATTAATAGTGTTAATCTTCATAACATCGTTCACGCGTTAAATCTTTTAGGAACTACACCTGTGGAATTAATGTCAATATTACAAGCTATGAAAAACGCAGGATGTCTTCATGCTAAATTAGAAATTATATAA
- a CDS encoding rod-binding protein codes for MENKFNFFINPIRNTENINIPIIKSKENIEKNTLNAAQQVEGLFLNIILKSIRNSEIKNDLLNNETESLYADIYDQTISQQISKKGFGLAKMLLEQILKKNNYNIDYI; via the coding sequence ATGGAAAATAAATTTAATTTTTTCATTAACCCTATACGAAATACAGAAAACATAAATATACCTATTATAAAATCAAAAGAAAATATTGAAAAAAATACGTTGAATGCTGCTCAACAAGTTGAAGGATTATTTTTAAATATTATTTTAAAAAGTATCAGAAATAGCGAAATAAAAAATGATTTATTAAATAATGAAACTGAAAGTCTGTATGCAGATATATATGATCAAACCATATCTCAACAAATAAGTAAAAAAGGTTTTGGTTTAGCAAAAATGTTACTAGAACAAATTTTAAAAAAAAATAACTACAATATTGATTATATTTAA